The following are encoded together in the Solenopsis invicta isolate M01_SB chromosome 14, UNIL_Sinv_3.0, whole genome shotgun sequence genome:
- the LOC105194047 gene encoding geranylgeranyl pyrophosphate synthase isoform X2 — MTDANKPEYFYYSMSGTAEEDEKLLEPIRYILQVPGKQIRAKLAKAFNYWLQISDDRLQVIDDIVNMLHNSSILIDDIQDNSILRRGIPVAHSVFGIASSLSAANYVLFIALERVVNLQHSGATRVYMEQLLELHRGQGMDIFWRDNFICPTEEDYKTMTIRKTGGLFNLAVRLMKLFSTYQEDFSSLIATLGLYFQIRDDYCNLCLGEYTENKSYCEDLTEGKFSFPIIHALTNNPDDRQIIHILRQRTKDIEVKRHCVKLLEKFGSFKYTRNVLEELDSTARAEIERLGGNPLLVRILDELKNWDTKDAPKDPLTGTF, encoded by the exons ATGACGGACGCTAATAAAcctgaatatttttattactccATGAGTGGCACCGCGGAAGAAGATGAG AAGCTGTTGGAACCGATCAGGTACATTCTTCAAGTTCCTGGGAAACAAATAAGAGCGAAATTAGCAAAGGCTTTCAATTACTGGCTGCAAATATCAGACGACAGACTTCAAGTAATCGACGATATAGTAAATATGCTTCATAATTCGAGCATTTT gaTTGATGATATTCAAGATAATTCCATTTTGCGCAGAGGTATTCCTGTTGCGCATTCAGTTTTTGGAATTGCTAGCTCATTAAGTGCTgcaaattacgtattatttattgctCTGGAACGAGTTGTCAATTTACAACATTCAGGG gcAACGAGGGTATATATGGAACAACTGCTGGAGCTTCACAGAGGTCAGGGAATGGATATTTTTTGGAGGGATAACTTTATCTGTCCAACCGAGGAAGATTACAAGACCATGACAATAAGAA aaactGGTGGGCTCTTTAACTTGGCGGTAAGATTAATGAAACTGTTCTCAACTTATCAAGAAGATTTTTCATCGTTAATAGCGACATTGGGATTGTATTTTCAAATACGTGACGATTATTGCAACTTATGCCTCGGCGAG tacaccgaaaataaaagttattgcGAAGATTTGACGGAAGGAAAGTTCAGCTTCCCAATTATTCATGCGCTCACAAATAATCCTGATGATAGACAAATTATAC ATATTCTAAGACAACGAACAAAGGACATTGAAGTGAAACGTCATTGTgttaaattattggaaaaatttggtTCCTTTAAATACACGAGAAACGTACTTGAGGAATTGGATTCAACTGCGAGGGCTGAAATTGAACGTTTAGGTGGAAATCCACTTTTGGTGAGGATTTTGGATGAGCTCAAGAATTGGGATACTAAAGATGCGCCTAAAGATCCCTTAACtggaacattttaa
- the LOC105194047 gene encoding geranylgeranyl pyrophosphate synthase isoform X1: MTDANKPEYFYYSMSGTAEEDEKLLEPIRYILQVPGKQIRAKLAKAFNYWLQISDDRLQVIDDIVNMLHNSSIFKILLNGWPSTPNILRMFSGEATLYKLLKIDDIQDNSILRRGIPVAHSVFGIASSLSAANYVLFIALERVVNLQHSGATRVYMEQLLELHRGQGMDIFWRDNFICPTEEDYKTMTIRKTGGLFNLAVRLMKLFSTYQEDFSSLIATLGLYFQIRDDYCNLCLGEYTENKSYCEDLTEGKFSFPIIHALTNNPDDRQIIHILRQRTKDIEVKRHCVKLLEKFGSFKYTRNVLEELDSTARAEIERLGGNPLLVRILDELKNWDTKDAPKDPLTGTF; encoded by the exons ATGACGGACGCTAATAAAcctgaatatttttattactccATGAGTGGCACCGCGGAAGAAGATGAG AAGCTGTTGGAACCGATCAGGTACATTCTTCAAGTTCCTGGGAAACAAATAAGAGCGAAATTAGCAAAGGCTTTCAATTACTGGCTGCAAATATCAGACGACAGACTTCAAGTAATCGACGATATAGTAAATATGCTTCATAATTCGAGCATTTT caaaatattgtTGAATGGCTGGCCATCTACGCCTAATATTTTACGTATGTTCTCGGGAGAGGCCACCCTCTACAAACTGTTAAA gaTTGATGATATTCAAGATAATTCCATTTTGCGCAGAGGTATTCCTGTTGCGCATTCAGTTTTTGGAATTGCTAGCTCATTAAGTGCTgcaaattacgtattatttattgctCTGGAACGAGTTGTCAATTTACAACATTCAGGG gcAACGAGGGTATATATGGAACAACTGCTGGAGCTTCACAGAGGTCAGGGAATGGATATTTTTTGGAGGGATAACTTTATCTGTCCAACCGAGGAAGATTACAAGACCATGACAATAAGAA aaactGGTGGGCTCTTTAACTTGGCGGTAAGATTAATGAAACTGTTCTCAACTTATCAAGAAGATTTTTCATCGTTAATAGCGACATTGGGATTGTATTTTCAAATACGTGACGATTATTGCAACTTATGCCTCGGCGAG tacaccgaaaataaaagttattgcGAAGATTTGACGGAAGGAAAGTTCAGCTTCCCAATTATTCATGCGCTCACAAATAATCCTGATGATAGACAAATTATAC ATATTCTAAGACAACGAACAAAGGACATTGAAGTGAAACGTCATTGTgttaaattattggaaaaatttggtTCCTTTAAATACACGAGAAACGTACTTGAGGAATTGGATTCAACTGCGAGGGCTGAAATTGAACGTTTAGGTGGAAATCCACTTTTGGTGAGGATTTTGGATGAGCTCAAGAATTGGGATACTAAAGATGCGCCTAAAGATCCCTTAACtggaacattttaa